In the Thermodesulfobacteriota bacterium genome, one interval contains:
- the rpmB gene encoding 50S ribosomal protein L28 — MAKRCDICGKGPVFGHNVSHANNKTRRVWYPNLHKVKASQGGKTFQIKVCSRCLRSGRVVKAA, encoded by the coding sequence ATGGCAAAGAGATGTGACATTTGCGGCAAAGGCCCTGTCTTCGGCCACAACGTGAGCCATGCCAACAATAAGACCCGGAGGGTCTGGTATCCCAATCTCCACAAGGTCAAGGCCTCTCAGGGAGGCAAGACCTTCCAGATCAAAGTTTGCTCAAGGTGCCTTCGCTCCGGCCGGGTGGTAAAGGCCGCCTGA
- a CDS encoding bifunctional (p)ppGpp synthetase/guanosine-3',5'-bis(diphosphate) 3'-pyrophosphohydrolase, producing MLRFNDILDRLLSYNPNANVDLLKKAYVFSAKVHQGQVRLSGEPYLTHPLEVTGILAQMKLDVAALATGLLHDTVEDTLTTLEEIRNNFGDEIAELVDGVTKISRISFRSSEERQAENFRKMILAMVKDIRVILIKLADRLHNMRTLRYHHPEKQAEIAQETLDIYAPLSNRLGIDWIKTELEDLAFKHLHPEIYQEIQRKISKMEKERHRYIDEVKRTLMKKLYENKIEGEVTGRLKQIYSIYQKMKDQNIDFDQVYDITAFRVIVNTVKECYDVLGIIHSLWKPIPGKFKDYIGLPKENLYQSLHTSVIGPYGERIEIQIRTKEMHRIAEEGIAAHWKYKEGKPLDEADDKRFTWLRQLLEWQRDLKDDQEFIESVKVDLFPHEVYVFTPKGEVKEFPVGATPVDFAYSIHSDIGHHCVGAKVNGKLVPLRYEFKSGDTVEILTSPNQKPSKDWLKFVKTSRAKTKIRQWFKAEERQKSILLGREILEKELRKYDLQLAKVTKSGELDRVASEFSFQGAEDLIAAVGYGKITANQIIGKILPPEKMERKEETEEGRLRSLLHKITHAGPKDALLIKGVDNVMVRYAGCCNPVPGDRVVGFITRGRGMTLHTVDCQNIIDEDPNRKVEVEWDGTKEYSYPVRIRVYSEDKKGLLAEISSSIASNEANITNARVETTEDHKAIGTFELQIRDLNHLKKVIKGLEKIKGVLRVERMKFETQIDS from the coding sequence ATGTTAAGATTCAATGACATTTTGGATCGCTTGCTCTCCTACAACCCAAATGCGAATGTCGACCTCTTGAAGAAGGCCTACGTCTTTTCGGCCAAAGTCCATCAGGGCCAGGTCCGTCTCTCGGGAGAGCCCTATCTTACCCATCCCCTCGAAGTCACAGGGATTCTCGCCCAGATGAAACTGGATGTGGCGGCCTTGGCCACCGGCCTCCTCCACGATACCGTTGAGGATACCCTCACCACCCTCGAGGAGATCCGCAACAACTTCGGGGACGAGATCGCAGAGCTCGTCGACGGGGTCACCAAAATCAGCCGGATCTCCTTCCGATCCTCCGAGGAGAGACAGGCCGAAAATTTTAGAAAGATGATCCTGGCGATGGTCAAAGACATCCGGGTCATCCTCATCAAACTGGCCGACCGCCTCCACAACATGCGGACCCTTCGATATCACCATCCGGAAAAGCAGGCCGAGATTGCCCAGGAGACGCTCGATATCTATGCCCCCCTCTCCAATCGTCTGGGGATCGACTGGATCAAAACCGAACTGGAGGATCTCGCCTTCAAACACCTCCACCCTGAGATTTATCAGGAGATCCAACGAAAGATCTCCAAAATGGAGAAGGAGCGGCACCGGTATATCGATGAGGTGAAGCGGACCCTCATGAAAAAGCTCTATGAGAATAAGATCGAGGGGGAAGTGACCGGCCGGCTCAAGCAGATCTACAGCATCTACCAGAAGATGAAGGACCAGAATATCGACTTTGACCAGGTTTACGACATCACGGCCTTTCGGGTCATCGTCAATACCGTCAAGGAATGCTACGATGTCCTCGGGATCATCCACTCCCTCTGGAAACCCATCCCGGGAAAGTTCAAGGATTACATCGGGCTCCCCAAGGAGAACCTCTATCAATCCCTCCACACCTCCGTCATCGGACCTTACGGGGAACGGATCGAAATCCAGATTCGGACGAAGGAGATGCACCGGATCGCCGAGGAGGGGATCGCCGCCCATTGGAAATACAAAGAGGGAAAACCCTTGGACGAGGCCGACGACAAACGGTTCACCTGGCTGAGGCAGCTCCTCGAGTGGCAGCGCGACTTAAAAGACGATCAAGAGTTTATCGAAAGCGTCAAGGTCGACCTCTTTCCCCATGAGGTCTATGTCTTCACCCCTAAAGGGGAGGTCAAAGAGTTTCCGGTGGGAGCCACGCCGGTCGACTTCGCCTACAGCATCCATTCCGACATCGGCCATCATTGCGTCGGCGCCAAGGTCAACGGAAAACTGGTCCCCTTGAGATATGAGTTTAAGAGCGGCGATACGGTCGAGATCCTCACCTCGCCCAATCAAAAACCGAGCAAGGACTGGCTCAAATTTGTCAAGACCTCTCGGGCCAAGACGAAGATCCGCCAGTGGTTCAAAGCGGAGGAGAGGCAGAAATCGATCCTCCTCGGAAGGGAGATCCTCGAAAAGGAATTGAGAAAATATGACCTCCAGCTGGCGAAAGTCACCAAATCGGGAGAGCTGGATCGGGTGGCCTCGGAATTCAGCTTTCAGGGGGCCGAGGACCTCATCGCGGCCGTGGGCTACGGAAAGATCACGGCCAACCAGATCATCGGAAAGATCCTCCCCCCCGAGAAGATGGAGAGGAAAGAAGAGACCGAGGAGGGACGCCTGAGAAGCCTCCTCCATAAAATCACCCATGCCGGTCCGAAAGATGCCCTTCTCATCAAAGGGGTCGACAACGTGATGGTGCGCTATGCGGGCTGTTGTAATCCCGTGCCAGGGGACCGGGTCGTGGGGTTCATCACCCGGGGCCGGGGCATGACCCTCCATACGGTCGACTGCCAGAACATCATCGATGAAGATCCCAACCGGAAGGTGGAGGTGGAATGGGACGGGACGAAAGAATACAGCTACCCCGTCCGAATTCGGGTCTATTCGGAGGACAAGAAAGGGTTGCTCGCCGAGATCAGCAGTTCGATCGCCTCGAACGAAGCCAACATCACCAACGCCCGTGTCGAGACGACCGAGGACCACAAGGCGATCGGGACCTTCGAATTACAGATTAGGGATCTCAACCACCTGAAAAAGGTGATCAAGGGTCTCGAAAAGATCAAAGGGGTTCTCCGGGTGGAGAGGATGAAATTCGAAACCCAGATCGATTCCTGA
- a CDS encoding M48 family metalloprotease — protein MGGRNMKGMTGPVAWLVLLCFIVSCAVNPVTGKKELMLLSERDELQLGRETDREILQQYGLYEDPKLTSYVQEMAKRIGGFSHRPHLNYDCKILDAPVVNAFAVPGGYVYFTRGILAFLNSEAELAGVMGHEIGHIAARHSAQQYSKAQIAQLGLGLGSVLIDSPLVTGLAQIGVGLLFLRFSRDNEREADELGVEYAARAGYDAEALAQFFETLEKLNPGSDRSGLPGWFSTHPSPENRIAAVRAKAKEWFQKLNLQTSRVEREGYLKRIDGLLYGEDPRQGYVAEDVFYHPVHRFEFPTPSRWKLNQRPSQVQFVSEGGEALLLFLVSTASSSWEAERQFLAKTQPIVLRSETLRVNGLPARRLLSDHRSQNDLLRVLSYFIEKDRKAFAFHGVTLAQRFPSYVRVFETTMGQFKELTDPRRIEVKPDRVRVQAVKTSGTLEGCLTQLGVPKERMQEAILLNGGRAGQTLAAGSLVKVVERGR, from the coding sequence ATGGGAGGAAGGAATATGAAAGGGATGACAGGCCCGGTCGCCTGGCTGGTGCTTCTCTGCTTCATCGTCTCCTGTGCGGTCAACCCGGTCACCGGAAAAAAGGAGTTGATGCTTCTCAGCGAACGAGACGAGCTGCAATTGGGCAGGGAAACCGACAGGGAGATCCTGCAACAGTACGGCCTCTATGAAGATCCGAAGCTGACGAGCTATGTTCAGGAGATGGCCAAGCGGATCGGAGGCTTCTCCCACCGGCCTCACCTGAACTACGATTGTAAGATCCTCGATGCGCCGGTCGTCAATGCCTTTGCGGTTCCAGGAGGCTATGTCTATTTCACGCGCGGGATATTGGCCTTTCTCAACAGCGAGGCAGAGCTGGCAGGGGTGATGGGACACGAGATCGGCCACATCGCGGCCCGGCACTCCGCCCAGCAATATAGCAAGGCCCAGATCGCTCAGTTGGGATTGGGGTTAGGGTCGGTCCTCATCGATTCCCCCCTCGTCACCGGACTGGCCCAGATCGGCGTAGGCCTCCTCTTTCTGAGGTTCAGCAGGGACAATGAGAGGGAAGCCGATGAGTTGGGGGTGGAGTATGCAGCCCGGGCAGGGTACGATGCAGAGGCCTTGGCCCAATTTTTCGAGACCCTCGAGAAGCTCAATCCCGGTTCTGATCGAAGCGGCCTGCCGGGATGGTTTTCAACCCATCCCAGTCCAGAAAATCGGATCGCTGCGGTAAGGGCGAAGGCGAAAGAATGGTTCCAGAAACTGAATCTTCAAACTTCGCGGGTTGAAAGGGAGGGCTATTTGAAAAGGATCGATGGGCTCCTCTATGGGGAAGACCCGAGGCAGGGTTACGTGGCCGAAGATGTCTTTTACCATCCTGTCCACCGGTTCGAGTTTCCGACGCCTTCGAGGTGGAAGCTCAATCAGAGGCCCTCGCAAGTCCAGTTCGTCAGCGAAGGCGGGGAGGCCCTCCTCCTGTTCCTCGTCTCAACGGCGTCCTCCTCTTGGGAGGCGGAACGGCAGTTCCTCGCAAAGACCCAGCCCATCGTCCTTCGGTCCGAAACCCTCCGGGTGAACGGTCTGCCTGCGCGGCGGCTCCTCTCCGATCACCGATCTCAGAACGACCTCCTTCGGGTCCTCTCCTATTTTATCGAAAAGGATCGAAAGGCCTTTGCCTTTCACGGGGTGACTTTGGCCCAGCGATTTCCCTCTTATGTTAGGGTCTTCGAGACGACGATGGGTCAATTCAAGGAGTTGACGGACCCGAGAAGGATCGAGGTCAAACCGGATCGGGTGAGGGTTCAGGCGGTTAAAACCTCCGGCACCCTGGAAGGTTGTTTAACCCAACTCGGTGTCCCCAAAGAGCGGATGCAGGAGGCGATCCTGTTGAACGGAGGAAGGGCGGGCCAGACCCTTGCGGCGGGGAGTCTGGTCAAAGTGGTGGAGAGGGGGCGATGA
- a CDS encoding ABC transporter ATP-binding protein has translation MGAIELRNLTKTFGNRIAVNRINLTVKEGEIFGFIGPNGAGKTTTLKMISGILSPTEGTVMIDGIDMAKEPEKAKQRLGYIPDRPFLYEKLTGMEFLRFTADLYGLEEDRFWERAEIWLDIFSLTDWRHELIESYSHGMKQRLVFAAALLREPKVLIIDEPMVGLDPAGMRLIKRLFVDLVEKGTTLFLSTHLLSVAEELCHRIGVIHRGNLISTGTIGELKASAQIEEGDLEKVFLILTEGEGLL, from the coding sequence ATGGGCGCCATCGAATTGAGAAACCTCACCAAGACCTTTGGAAATCGGATCGCCGTCAACCGAATCAATCTCACGGTCAAAGAGGGGGAGATTTTCGGGTTCATCGGTCCTAATGGGGCGGGCAAGACGACTACTTTAAAAATGATCAGCGGCATCCTCTCCCCCACCGAAGGGACCGTGATGATTGACGGCATCGACATGGCCAAAGAGCCGGAAAAGGCCAAACAGCGCCTCGGCTATATTCCGGATCGCCCCTTTCTTTATGAGAAGCTGACGGGGATGGAATTTTTGAGGTTCACGGCGGACCTCTACGGGCTCGAGGAGGATCGTTTCTGGGAGAGGGCCGAGATTTGGTTGGATATCTTCTCCCTGACCGATTGGCGCCACGAATTGATCGAATCCTATTCCCACGGGATGAAACAGCGATTGGTCTTTGCAGCCGCCCTTCTTCGCGAGCCGAAGGTGTTGATCATCGACGAGCCCATGGTCGGCCTGGACCCGGCCGGCATGAGATTGATCAAACGCCTTTTTGTGGACCTGGTTGAGAAGGGGACCACCCTTTTTCTCTCGACCCATCTTCTGTCCGTGGCCGAAGAACTCTGCCACCGGATCGGCGTCATCCACAGGGGAAACCTGATCTCCACGGGGACGATCGGAGAGCTGAAAGCATCGGCCCAGATCGAAGAAGGAGATCTCGAGAAGGTCTTCCTGATCCTGACCGAAGGGGAAGGCCTTTTATGA
- a CDS encoding polyprenyl synthetase family protein: MKAWEAATPKTEEKLSLKDLLDWLGDDLKKVDLEFRKNLNSRVPIISAIGEHLLFSGGKRLRPLLLLLSARACGYQGHDHISMASLIEFIHTATLLHDDVVDRAELRRGMESANAKWGNEACVLVGDFLFTKCFSLLVENGNRKILQAIAKATTSMAEGELEELIKTNDLSLTEEEYLFIVTRKTASLFSAAAQVGAILGEASEEEEWALAHFGKELGIAFQLIDDNLDYISREEEFGKKIGIDLQDGKITLPLIFTLAQCTEEERALVHRAVSTEEMAQESFDQVLALIEKYEGTRYTYEKAKSYVEQAKTRLHLLPQSREREALRALADYVVERRW, translated from the coding sequence ATGAAGGCATGGGAAGCGGCGACACCGAAGACAGAAGAGAAGCTCTCGCTGAAAGATCTCCTGGATTGGCTCGGGGATGACCTGAAAAAGGTCGATCTCGAGTTCCGAAAGAATCTCAACTCCAGGGTCCCCATCATCTCTGCCATCGGGGAGCACCTTCTATTTAGCGGGGGGAAAAGGCTCAGACCCCTCCTTCTCCTTCTCTCTGCCAGGGCCTGCGGCTACCAAGGTCATGACCACATCTCCATGGCCAGCCTCATCGAATTCATCCATACCGCAACCCTCCTCCATGACGATGTGGTGGACCGGGCAGAACTCCGGAGGGGGATGGAATCGGCCAATGCCAAATGGGGCAATGAGGCCTGTGTCCTGGTAGGAGATTTTCTCTTCACCAAGTGTTTTTCCCTCCTCGTCGAAAACGGCAATCGTAAAATCCTACAGGCCATCGCCAAGGCCACCACCTCGATGGCGGAGGGTGAACTGGAGGAATTGATCAAGACGAATGACCTCTCTCTGACAGAGGAAGAGTACCTTTTCATCGTCACCCGAAAGACCGCCTCCCTCTTCTCTGCGGCAGCCCAGGTGGGCGCGATCCTCGGCGAGGCCTCGGAGGAGGAGGAGTGGGCCCTCGCCCATTTCGGAAAGGAACTCGGGATTGCCTTCCAGCTCATCGACGACAACCTCGACTACATCTCCCGGGAGGAGGAGTTTGGCAAGAAGATCGGGATCGACCTCCAGGACGGGAAGATCACGCTCCCCTTGATCTTCACCCTGGCCCAATGCACCGAAGAGGAAAGGGCCCTCGTCCACCGAGCCGTTTCTACGGAGGAGATGGCTCAGGAGTCCTTTGATCAGGTTTTGGCCCTGATCGAAAAATACGAGGGAACCCGCTACACCTATGAAAAAGCGAAGAGCTACGTCGAACAGGCCAAGACGCGTCTCCATCTTCTGCCCCAATCGAGAGAAAGGGAGGCCTTGAGGGCCCTTGCGGATTACGTGGTAGAAAGAAGATGGTGA
- a CDS encoding helix-turn-helix domain-containing protein: MKPADTDGTLTFKEITLETGEIDYRGRSLKELREKLGIDLKTISAETKINPKILEAIEAEDLSRLPAPVYLKGFLKAYARFLHLDPQRLVEGYFRLFKEERKK, from the coding sequence ATGAAGCCGGCCGACACGGACGGGACCCTCACCTTCAAGGAGATCACCCTGGAGACGGGCGAGATCGACTATCGCGGGAGGTCCTTAAAAGAGCTCCGAGAAAAGTTGGGGATCGACCTCAAAACGATCTCCGCTGAAACGAAGATCAACCCCAAAATTCTGGAAGCGATCGAGGCCGAAGACCTTTCGCGACTCCCTGCCCCGGTCTATCTCAAGGGATTTCTAAAGGCCTATGCCCGGTTCCTCCATTTGGACCCCCAGCGTTTGGTGGAGGGATATTTCCGGCTCTTCAAAGAGGAGAGGAAGAAATAG
- the amrS gene encoding AmmeMemoRadiSam system radical SAM enzyme: MLYHSLEEGKVKCHLCHHRCLILPSKRGLCGVRENRGGKLYSLVFERVISMNVDPIEKKPLFHFQPGTATFSIATVGCNFRCLQCQNHEISQMPVDQERIEGTPVAPSRIVSLAEQRRCQSISYTYTEPTIYFEYAYETALLAAQKGFKNIFVTNGYMTEEALKAIRPYLHGANVDLKSFEEKFYREICGARLQPVLETLKLMKSLGIWVEVTTLVIPTLNDSEREFEAIAQFILTLGRETPWHISAFYPTYRMTRLPRTSAETLHRAREIGLAAGLWYVYCGNIPGRGGEDTFCPGCGRKIIERIGFNVTRLEIHQGRCRYCQREIEGVWD; encoded by the coding sequence ATGCTTTACCACTCCCTCGAGGAGGGGAAGGTCAAGTGCCACCTTTGCCATCATCGGTGTCTTATCCTCCCCTCGAAGAGGGGCCTCTGCGGGGTGAGAGAAAACAGGGGGGGGAAGCTCTACAGCCTTGTCTTCGAGCGGGTCATCTCGATGAATGTCGACCCGATCGAGAAGAAACCCCTTTTCCACTTTCAACCGGGCACAGCCACCTTCTCCATCGCCACGGTCGGATGCAACTTCCGGTGCCTTCAATGTCAGAACCACGAGATCTCGCAGATGCCCGTGGATCAGGAGAGGATCGAGGGGACGCCCGTTGCTCCCTCCCGGATCGTCTCCCTCGCCGAACAGCGAAGATGCCAATCCATCTCCTACACCTATACCGAACCCACCATCTATTTCGAATATGCCTACGAGACCGCCCTCCTTGCGGCCCAGAAGGGGTTTAAAAACATCTTCGTGACCAATGGCTACATGACCGAGGAGGCGTTGAAGGCCATCCGGCCTTACCTCCACGGGGCCAACGTCGATTTGAAGAGCTTTGAGGAGAAGTTCTACCGGGAGATCTGCGGGGCCAGACTCCAGCCGGTGCTGGAGACCCTGAAGTTGATGAAATCCCTCGGGATCTGGGTGGAGGTCACCACGCTGGTGATCCCTACGTTGAACGATTCGGAGAGGGAGTTCGAAGCCATTGCCCAGTTCATTCTCACCTTGGGACGGGAAACCCCTTGGCATATCTCAGCCTTCTATCCCACTTACCGGATGACCCGCCTTCCGAGGACTTCTGCGGAAACCCTCCACCGGGCCAGAGAGATCGGGTTGGCCGCTGGACTCTGGTATGTCTATTGCGGCAATATCCCTGGCAGAGGCGGCGAGGACACCTTCTGTCCGGGGTGCGGTCGAAAGATCATCGAACGCATCGGATTTAATGTGACCCGGTTGGAGATCCATCAGGGAAGGTGCCGGTACTGTCAAAGGGAGATCGAGGGGGTCTGGGATTAG
- the trxA gene encoding thioredoxin has product MATETFLLHLTDQNFAAEVLQSDLPVLVDFWASWCGPCRAISPLVDELAQEYSGRVKVTKLNVDENPLTPSQYGVRSIPTLILFKAGKVLDQIVGSVPKARLKAMIEKAL; this is encoded by the coding sequence ATGGCAACGGAAACCTTCCTTCTTCATCTGACAGACCAAAATTTCGCCGCCGAGGTCCTGCAATCCGACCTGCCCGTCCTGGTCGATTTCTGGGCGAGCTGGTGCGGACCCTGCCGGGCGATCAGCCCCCTCGTCGATGAACTGGCCCAAGAATATTCGGGCCGTGTCAAAGTCACCAAGCTCAATGTGGATGAAAACCCCCTCACCCCCTCCCAGTACGGGGTCAGAAGCATCCCCACCCTCATCCTCTTCAAGGCAGGAAAAGTTTTGGATCAGATCGTGGGCTCGGTTCCAAAGGCCCGTCTGAAGGCCATGATCGAAAAGGCATTGTAG
- a CDS encoding TlpA family protein disulfide reductase, with the protein MSLKRLFLQTSLAFAFALSVLILLPCCAKKTEERDQAPNFSLRTLNGQQITLSDLKGKVVLLDFWATWCGPCRESIPHLVRLYRNYQEKGFELIGMSKDRSEDIEVVRKYVRTMEIPYPIILTPDEVARKYRVTGLPTTVLIDRKGVIRQRIVGFNSAIGQQIDSKVEELIAESP; encoded by the coding sequence ATGTCATTGAAACGCCTTTTCTTGCAGACTTCCCTTGCCTTCGCCTTTGCCCTGAGCGTTCTCATCCTCCTCCCCTGCTGCGCCAAAAAGACGGAGGAGCGGGATCAGGCCCCCAATTTTTCCCTCCGGACTTTAAACGGTCAGCAGATCACCCTCTCCGACTTGAAGGGGAAGGTGGTCTTGCTCGATTTCTGGGCCACCTGGTGCGGTCCTTGTCGAGAATCGATCCCCCATCTGGTTCGTCTCTACAGAAATTACCAAGAGAAAGGCTTCGAATTGATCGGAATGAGCAAAGACCGGTCAGAGGACATCGAGGTGGTGCGGAAATATGTCAGGACGATGGAGATCCCCTACCCCATCATCCTGACCCCCGACGAGGTAGCCCGAAAATACCGGGTGACCGGGCTTCCCACAACCGTCCTCATCGACCGAAAGGGGGTCATCCGCCAAAGGATCGTCGGCTTCAATAGCGCCATCGGCCAGCAGATCGACTCGAAAGTGGAAGAGCTGATCGCCGAATCTCCCTGA
- a CDS encoding nicotinate phosphoribosyltransferase yields the protein MFHIADPKDIKAGKYTDVYFTRTMEVLKAKKIDKRVKAEFIAKRFPEDYSWGVLAGIEEAVYLLKDLPIKVRAMREGTIFRAYEPVMEIEGMYTDFGLYETSILGLLCQASGVATKAARCKKAAGDRGVISFGARRIHPAIAPMVERNAFIGGCDGVAVVKDAELIHEEPSGTMPHALVLLFGDTVEATKAFDEVIDPKVKRVALIDTFNDEKVEAVRVAEALGKKLYGIRLDTPSSRRGDLQKIIEEIRWELNLRGHGHVKIFVSGGLDEKRILSLNPVVDAYGVGTSITNARSIDLAMDIVEIEGKPLAKRGKMSGSKSVLRCTKCYQDKLVPYRPPSEASERGSDRCACGGHFEDLLLPLIDHHRILQDSPAPQEIRKYVLEQLPHFDL from the coding sequence ATGTTCCATATCGCTGATCCCAAGGATATCAAAGCCGGAAAGTACACGGACGTCTATTTTACCCGGACGATGGAGGTCCTCAAGGCGAAGAAGATCGATAAACGGGTCAAGGCGGAATTTATTGCCAAGCGCTTTCCCGAGGACTACAGTTGGGGCGTGCTGGCCGGGATCGAGGAGGCCGTCTATCTCCTCAAAGACCTTCCGATAAAAGTGAGGGCCATGAGAGAGGGGACGATCTTCAGGGCCTACGAGCCGGTGATGGAGATCGAGGGGATGTATACCGACTTCGGCCTCTATGAGACGTCCATCTTGGGGCTCCTCTGTCAGGCCTCTGGCGTTGCCACCAAGGCGGCCCGCTGCAAGAAGGCCGCCGGGGATCGGGGGGTCATCAGCTTCGGGGCCAGGCGCATCCATCCTGCCATCGCGCCGATGGTGGAACGGAATGCCTTCATCGGAGGTTGTGATGGCGTTGCCGTGGTCAAGGATGCGGAGTTGATCCACGAGGAGCCCTCCGGCACAATGCCCCATGCCCTGGTCCTCCTCTTCGGAGACACGGTGGAAGCGACCAAGGCCTTTGACGAGGTGATCGACCCCAAGGTGAAACGGGTGGCCCTGATCGACACCTTCAACGACGAGAAGGTCGAGGCCGTCCGGGTGGCAGAGGCCTTGGGAAAGAAACTATACGGCATCCGGCTCGACACGCCGAGTTCGAGGCGAGGGGATCTGCAGAAGATCATCGAAGAGATCCGTTGGGAACTCAACCTGAGAGGCCATGGCCATGTGAAGATCTTTGTCAGCGGAGGATTGGACGAAAAACGGATCTTGAGCCTCAATCCCGTGGTGGATGCCTACGGGGTGGGTACCTCGATTACCAATGCGCGGTCGATCGACCTGGCGATGGATATCGTGGAAATCGAAGGGAAACCCCTGGCCAAAAGGGGAAAGATGTCGGGTTCGAAGAGCGTCCTCCGCTGCACGAAATGCTACCAGGATAAGTTGGTCCCCTATCGACCTCCCTCGGAGGCTTCGGAAAGGGGCTCAGACCGGTGTGCCTGCGGAGGGCATTTCGAGGATCTCCTCCTCCCTTTGATCGACCATCACCGGATTCTTCAGGACTCTCCCGCACCTCAGGAGATCCGGAAATATGTCCTGGAACAGTTGCCCCATTTCGACCTTTAG
- a CDS encoding tRNA1(Val) (adenine(37)-N6)-methyltransferase: MEKEEGPVSPSTDETLDAFFNGELRVIQKKEAYRFSIDAILLSEFVALRPRERVIDLGTGCGILPLLLSKKSETATFVGVEIQKSLVECAVKNVHLNRLQERITILQDDFRKLRDTLPPASFDVVISNPPYRKAHSGRVNPSFSKAMARHEIHATLDDLTSLASYLLPNKGRCYLIYPASRLVDLLVSLRREKLEPKRLQSVHPFWGEKAVFVVVESIKSSGAELTLMPPRILHPGGRDGKDRNTF; this comes from the coding sequence ATGGAAAAAGAAGAGGGCCCGGTTTCCCCCTCGACCGACGAAACACTCGATGCCTTCTTTAACGGCGAACTGAGGGTCATTCAGAAGAAGGAGGCCTATCGTTTCTCGATCGATGCGATCCTGCTCAGCGAGTTCGTCGCCCTGCGCCCCCGGGAGAGGGTGATCGATCTGGGTACGGGATGCGGGATCTTGCCCCTCCTGTTGTCCAAAAAATCGGAAACGGCCACCTTCGTCGGGGTGGAGATTCAGAAATCTTTGGTGGAGTGCGCTGTCAAAAATGTGCACCTCAATCGTCTCCAGGAACGCATCACCATCCTCCAGGACGACTTTCGAAAATTAAGGGACACCCTTCCCCCCGCCTCCTTCGATGTCGTCATCTCCAATCCCCCTTATCGAAAGGCTCACTCTGGGAGAGTCAACCCTTCCTTTTCGAAGGCGATGGCCCGTCATGAAATCCATGCCACCCTGGACGACCTCACCTCGCTCGCCTCCTATCTCCTTCCGAACAAGGGGAGATGTTATCTCATCTATCCGGCTTCCAGGCTCGTCGATCTTTTGGTGTCGCTGAGGCGAGAAAAGCTGGAACCGAAGCGTCTCCAATCGGTCCACCCCTTTTGGGGGGAAAAGGCGGTCTTCGTTGTCGTCGAATCGATCAAGTCGAGTGGCGCCGAGTTGACCTTGATGCCTCCCCGGATCCTCCATCCGGGGGGTCGGGACGGAAAGGACCGAAATACGTTTTGA